A genomic window from Cupriavidus metallidurans CH34 includes:
- a CDS encoding sulfite exporter TauE/SafE family protein, whose translation MLSLTGGVLGLIIGAVLGLTGAGGGIFAVPALVFGLGMDIRQAAPVALLAVGAAATLGALQGLRQGVVRYKAAMMLAAAGAVTAPLGVQFAHWLSPRWLNLIFVAIMLVVAYRMFMSSRGSQTQDDLADEPARVCKISKDTGRFVWNVRTATTLGSIGIVSGLATGMLGVGGGFIIVPALAHFSELRMHSIVATSLMVIALLSAVTVFIAWSHGMTLTAPAWTFVLTALVGMSLGRVLARRIPSKMLQRVFSITCVAVAALMLMRNVG comes from the coding sequence ATGCTCTCGCTGACGGGTGGAGTGCTGGGCCTCATCATCGGAGCCGTGCTGGGATTGACTGGCGCCGGCGGCGGCATCTTCGCGGTGCCGGCGCTGGTGTTCGGCCTGGGCATGGACATCCGTCAGGCCGCGCCCGTGGCGCTGCTCGCCGTGGGAGCAGCGGCGACCCTGGGCGCTTTGCAGGGCTTGCGCCAGGGGGTAGTTCGGTACAAGGCAGCGATGATGTTGGCGGCTGCCGGCGCCGTGACGGCTCCGCTGGGCGTGCAGTTTGCCCACTGGCTTTCGCCTCGATGGCTGAACCTGATCTTCGTCGCCATCATGCTCGTGGTGGCCTACCGGATGTTCATGTCATCTCGCGGCAGCCAGACGCAGGACGATCTGGCTGACGAGCCAGCCCGGGTCTGCAAGATCTCCAAGGACACCGGCCGCTTCGTCTGGAACGTGCGAACAGCGACCACGCTGGGGAGCATCGGCATCGTCTCCGGTTTGGCCACGGGCATGTTGGGGGTGGGCGGCGGATTCATCATCGTCCCGGCTCTGGCGCATTTCAGCGAGCTGCGCATGCACAGCATCGTCGCGACCTCGCTCATGGTGATCGCGCTGCTGTCCGCTGTAACCGTGTTCATCGCGTGGAGTCATGGCATGACGCTCACCGCGCCCGCCTGGACATTCGTTCTCACGGCGCTCGTGGGCATGTCGCTCGGCCGTGTTCTGGCACGCAGGATTCCCTCAAAGATGCTCCAGCGGGTGTTTTCGATCACCTGCGTGGCCGTGGCGGCCCTCATGCTCATGCGCAATGTTGGCTAG